Proteins encoded in a region of the Microbacterium neungamense genome:
- a CDS encoding ExeM/NucH family extracellular endonuclease translates to MMSAPEDGNRPVPVPHRRTRGRIGALAMTTAVALSFGSLAAAPAGAEETAEPQAVETPAAATSTGAETPAPTGTAAPEDPATEETVAPEAPAETAAPADADGAETDAGATGHAGADAAGADSAATGTAEETTAPAAAEATVASRPATHTIAEVQGTGDVSPVNGQVVTVEGVVTADYRTGGYKGVVIQTQGSGGAEDATPGASDGVFVYLDALAPTLAIGDLVSVTGTVSEYFGQTQVSPAALADVEVVTPGAGAPPLTPLPTSVVGADREAFESMLVAPTGSYALASSHQLYNFGTLWLNPEELNVKSTETTRPGAEADAIAAANRADRILLDDGWSIQVGNKNHPNGQPYFTKDAVVRNGDVVDFGGKGYVLQYGFEDWRLQPVTPIDDTSPAEAKVAFESRNPRPAVPAVGGDVQVASFNVYNYFTTLRSENPDARGAADAAQFAIQKSKIVAAINGLDAEIVALMEIENSLEFGKPVDAALADLVSGLNAAAGAEVWAYVPTPAALHDPATTDVITNAIIYKKDAVTPKGDSATITDEAVWDNAREPIAQAFDIDGRVITVVANHFKSKSDPKDGTPEPTDGQGFFNADRVAQAQSLLGFTEQLTEASGSSDLLLIGDFNAYSEEDPIEVFTSAGWSDLVADRTDGQYTYTFDGELGSLDHVIASPSLAASVTGAGVWSINSPEWSDRGYAYAATESGTPYRSSDHDPIVVGVSAAQSPVSIDVVTMNDFHGRIEADRASAGAAVMAGAVQQFREANPNTIFAAAGDLIGASTFTSFIQDDNPTIDALNAAGLDVSAAGNHEFDQGWADLRDRVQDRADWEYISANVFLTETGEPALAPAWVKELQGVRVGFVGAVTEDLPTLVSPDGIRELEVRSIVDSVNAVADDLRDGDTANGEADVIILLVHEGAETVELSSITPDSPLGEIVYGVDDDVNAIVSAHTHLAYNHVIDGRPVVSAGQYGENLGLMNIQVDPETKEILSIVNEIKPLTAGGKPLYPAVPEVQAIVDAAKAEADELGAVGEITADFNRARQSDGKTENRGGESTIGNFVADVQKWATGAQIALMNPGGLRANLSYASSAEGDPDGNVTYREAATVQPFANTLVTLELTGAQLKAVLEEQWQPEGASRPFLKLGVSKGLEYTYDPTAAQGSRITAITLDGTPVDPEATYLVAANSFLAAGGDNFVTLAEGENKKDTGKVDLQSMVDWFAENKTASPDYAQRAVGVVLSPADADGYSAGDQVTVSLSSLAFSAGEPAPGPVTLSLNGTELASAEIDPTVVDATDEVGRASLTFTVPEGVHGPQTLEVAVAGTGTAARVPIVFADAPAAAGTISLDRLTVAAGGSVTVTGEGFDAGIELVLELRSDPVRLATVTTGEDGRFSVTVAIPKDTAPGRHTLAAVQPDGAEATAPLVVTAAQSGGGNGKPGAGAGSGSGSGDLASTGADPVPYAVLSALLLTLGLAIVAARRRA, encoded by the coding sequence ATGATGTCCGCCCCCGAGGACGGGAACCGCCCGGTTCCCGTCCCGCACCGTCGCACGAGGGGACGCATCGGCGCCCTCGCCATGACCACCGCCGTCGCCCTGAGCTTCGGCTCCCTGGCCGCGGCGCCCGCCGGCGCTGAGGAGACCGCCGAGCCGCAGGCGGTGGAGACCCCGGCCGCGGCCACCTCCACCGGCGCGGAGACGCCGGCGCCGACCGGCACCGCCGCACCGGAGGACCCGGCGACGGAGGAGACCGTCGCGCCAGAAGCGCCGGCCGAGACCGCTGCTCCCGCAGACGCGGATGGCGCCGAGACGGATGCCGGGGCGACGGGCCACGCGGGCGCCGACGCCGCGGGCGCGGACTCCGCCGCGACCGGCACCGCCGAGGAGACGACGGCACCGGCGGCCGCCGAGGCCACCGTGGCGTCCCGCCCCGCCACGCACACCATCGCCGAGGTGCAGGGCACCGGCGACGTGTCGCCGGTGAACGGCCAGGTCGTCACCGTCGAGGGCGTCGTCACCGCGGACTACCGCACCGGCGGGTACAAGGGCGTCGTCATCCAGACGCAGGGGTCCGGCGGAGCCGAGGACGCCACGCCAGGGGCATCCGACGGCGTCTTCGTGTACCTCGATGCGCTCGCCCCGACCCTCGCGATCGGCGACCTCGTCTCCGTGACCGGCACCGTGAGCGAGTACTTCGGCCAGACCCAGGTGTCCCCGGCCGCGCTCGCCGACGTGGAGGTCGTCACGCCCGGTGCCGGCGCGCCGCCGCTCACCCCCCTGCCGACCTCCGTCGTCGGCGCGGACCGCGAGGCGTTCGAGAGCATGCTCGTCGCGCCGACCGGCAGCTACGCGCTGGCATCCAGCCACCAGCTCTACAACTTCGGCACGCTGTGGCTGAACCCGGAGGAGCTGAACGTCAAGAGCACCGAGACGACGCGTCCCGGCGCCGAGGCCGACGCGATCGCCGCCGCCAACCGCGCCGACCGCATCCTGCTCGACGACGGCTGGTCGATCCAGGTCGGCAACAAGAACCACCCCAACGGCCAGCCGTACTTCACCAAGGACGCCGTCGTCCGCAACGGCGACGTCGTCGACTTCGGCGGCAAGGGCTACGTGCTGCAGTACGGTTTCGAGGACTGGCGCCTGCAGCCGGTGACCCCGATCGACGACACCAGCCCCGCCGAAGCCAAGGTCGCCTTCGAATCGCGCAATCCGCGCCCGGCGGTGCCCGCCGTGGGCGGCGACGTGCAGGTGGCGTCGTTCAACGTCTACAACTACTTCACGACGCTGCGCAGTGAGAACCCGGATGCCCGCGGTGCGGCGGATGCGGCGCAGTTCGCGATCCAGAAGTCGAAGATCGTCGCCGCGATCAACGGGCTGGACGCCGAGATCGTCGCGCTGATGGAGATCGAGAACTCGCTCGAGTTCGGCAAGCCGGTCGACGCGGCCCTCGCCGACCTGGTGTCGGGGCTGAACGCCGCGGCCGGCGCCGAGGTGTGGGCGTACGTGCCCACGCCCGCCGCGCTGCACGACCCGGCCACCACCGACGTCATCACGAACGCGATCATCTACAAGAAGGACGCGGTCACGCCGAAGGGCGACAGCGCGACCATCACCGACGAGGCCGTGTGGGACAACGCGCGCGAGCCGATCGCACAGGCGTTCGACATCGACGGCCGCGTCATCACCGTGGTGGCCAACCACTTCAAGTCCAAGTCCGACCCGAAGGACGGCACGCCGGAGCCCACGGACGGCCAGGGCTTCTTCAACGCCGACCGGGTCGCGCAGGCGCAGTCGCTGCTCGGCTTCACCGAGCAGCTCACCGAGGCATCCGGCAGCTCCGACCTGCTGCTGATCGGGGACTTCAACGCGTACAGCGAGGAGGACCCGATCGAGGTGTTCACCTCGGCCGGCTGGAGCGATCTCGTCGCCGACCGCACCGACGGCCAGTACACGTACACGTTCGACGGCGAGCTCGGCTCGCTCGACCACGTGATCGCCTCGCCGTCGCTCGCGGCATCCGTCACCGGCGCCGGGGTGTGGAGCATCAACTCGCCGGAGTGGAGCGACCGCGGGTATGCGTACGCGGCCACCGAGTCGGGCACGCCGTACCGCTCCAGCGACCACGACCCGATCGTGGTCGGGGTGTCCGCGGCGCAGTCGCCGGTGAGCATCGACGTCGTCACGATGAACGACTTCCACGGGCGGATCGAGGCCGACCGGGCATCCGCCGGCGCCGCCGTCATGGCGGGCGCGGTGCAGCAGTTCCGCGAGGCGAACCCGAACACGATCTTCGCGGCCGCGGGCGACCTCATCGGCGCGTCGACGTTCACCTCGTTCATCCAGGACGACAACCCGACCATCGACGCGCTGAACGCCGCCGGCCTCGACGTGAGCGCCGCCGGCAACCACGAGTTCGACCAGGGCTGGGCCGACCTCCGCGACCGCGTGCAGGACCGGGCGGACTGGGAGTACATCTCCGCGAACGTCTTCCTCACCGAGACCGGCGAGCCCGCGCTCGCCCCCGCCTGGGTGAAGGAGCTGCAGGGCGTGCGGGTCGGCTTCGTCGGCGCCGTCACCGAGGACCTGCCCACGCTGGTCTCCCCGGACGGCATCCGGGAACTCGAGGTGCGCAGCATCGTCGACTCGGTGAACGCCGTGGCCGACGATCTGCGCGACGGCGACACCGCCAACGGTGAAGCGGATGTGATCATCCTCCTGGTGCACGAGGGGGCGGAGACGGTCGAGCTGTCCAGCATCACGCCGGACTCGCCACTGGGCGAGATCGTCTACGGCGTGGACGACGACGTGAACGCGATCGTCTCGGCGCACACGCACCTGGCCTACAACCACGTCATCGACGGCCGCCCGGTCGTCTCGGCCGGGCAGTATGGCGAGAACCTCGGTCTGATGAACATCCAGGTCGACCCGGAGACGAAGGAGATCCTGTCCATCGTCAACGAGATCAAGCCGCTCACCGCCGGCGGGAAGCCGCTGTACCCGGCCGTCCCCGAGGTGCAGGCGATCGTCGACGCGGCGAAGGCCGAAGCCGACGAGCTCGGTGCGGTGGGCGAGATCACGGCCGACTTCAACCGGGCCCGGCAGAGCGACGGGAAGACGGAGAACCGGGGCGGGGAGTCGACCATCGGCAACTTCGTCGCCGACGTGCAGAAGTGGGCGACCGGGGCGCAGATCGCGCTGATGAACCCGGGCGGGCTGCGAGCCAACCTCAGCTACGCGTCCAGCGCCGAGGGCGACCCCGACGGCAACGTGACCTACCGCGAGGCGGCGACGGTGCAGCCGTTCGCCAACACGCTCGTCACGCTCGAGCTCACCGGCGCCCAGCTGAAGGCGGTGCTCGAGGAGCAGTGGCAGCCGGAGGGCGCGAGCCGTCCGTTCCTGAAGCTCGGCGTCTCGAAGGGGCTGGAGTACACCTACGACCCCACCGCAGCGCAGGGCTCGCGGATCACCGCGATCACGCTCGACGGCACCCCGGTCGACCCGGAGGCGACGTACCTGGTCGCGGCGAACTCGTTCCTCGCAGCCGGCGGCGACAACTTCGTCACCCTCGCCGAAGGCGAGAACAAGAAGGACACCGGCAAGGTCGACCTGCAGTCGATGGTCGACTGGTTCGCCGAGAACAAGACCGCCTCGCCCGATTACGCGCAGCGCGCCGTCGGGGTGGTGCTGAGCCCGGCGGATGCCGACGGCTACAGCGCCGGCGACCAGGTCACGGTCTCGCTGTCGTCGCTGGCCTTCAGCGCCGGGGAGCCGGCGCCGGGCCCGGTGACGCTGTCGCTGAACGGCACCGAGCTCGCGTCGGCCGAGATCGACCCGACCGTGGTGGACGCCACGGACGAGGTCGGGCGGGCGTCGCTGACGTTCACGGTTCCGGAGGGCGTGCACGGCCCGCAGACCCTGGAGGTCGCGGTCGCCGGCACCGGCACCGCCGCGAGGGTGCCGATCGTGTTCGCGGATGCCCCGGCCGCGGCCGGGACGATCTCGCTGGACCGCCTCACGGTCGCGGCCGGCGGATCCGTGACGGTCACCGGCGAGGGCTTCGACGCCGGCATCGAGCTGGTGCTCGAGCTGCGCTCTGACCCGGTGCGGCTGGCAACGGTGACGACCGGTGAGGACGGCCGGTTCTCGGTCACTGTCGCGATCCCGAAGGACACCGCTCCCGGGAGGCACACGCTGGCGGCCGTCCAGCCAGACGGCGCCGAGGCGACCGCACCGCTCGTCGTCACCGCCGCGCAGAGCGGCGGCGGGAACGGCAAGCCGGGGGCGGGTGCCGGTTCGGGCTCGGGCTCCGGCGATCTGGCATCGACCGGCGCCGACCCGGTGCCGTACGCGGTGTTGAGCGCGCTGCTGCTGACGCTCGGCCTCGCCATCGTCGCCGCCCGCCGTCGCGCCTAG
- a CDS encoding DUF3817 domain-containing protein → MPEPRVASFPAIRGALKFYQIASIITGVMLLLLVAEMVLKYTPIHRELFLGGSGGFLWLAEVVEGPEGLESTGDGVNLSLGILIAHGWFYVVYLFACFRVWSLMRWPFLRFIMLALGGVIPFLSFFMETRVARDVKSYLDSREAAAASVPATEGAR, encoded by the coding sequence ATGCCCGAGCCCAGAGTCGCCAGCTTCCCGGCGATCCGCGGAGCGCTGAAGTTCTACCAGATCGCGTCGATCATCACCGGAGTCATGCTGCTGCTCCTGGTCGCCGAGATGGTGCTGAAGTACACGCCGATCCACCGCGAGCTGTTCCTCGGCGGATCCGGCGGCTTCCTCTGGCTCGCCGAGGTCGTGGAAGGGCCCGAGGGCCTGGAGTCGACCGGCGACGGCGTGAACCTCTCCCTGGGCATCCTCATCGCGCACGGCTGGTTCTACGTCGTCTACCTGTTCGCCTGCTTCCGGGTGTGGAGCCTGATGCGCTGGCCGTTCCTGCGTTTCATCATGCTCGCGCTCGGCGGTGTGATCCCGTTCCTGTCGTTCTTCATGGAGACCCGCGTCGCGCGTGACGTGAAGAGCTACCTCGACTCCCGCGAGGCGGCCGCCGCCTCCGTTCCCGCCACGGAAGGTGCCCGTTGA
- the guaA gene encoding glutamine-hydrolyzing GMP synthase, with amino-acid sequence MTEQSETAQSETQQRPALVVDFGAQYAQLIARRVREAGVYSEIVPHTASAEEIAARNPVALILSGGPSSVYEEGAPQLDPKVFDLGIPTLGICYGFQYMAQTLGGEVAHTGLREYGATDARISGDGGTLLADQPAEQNVWMSHGDQVAKAPEGFEVLATTEATKVAAFADEQRRLYGVQWHPEVKHSDHGQRVIENFLHKGAGLPADWNSGNVIAEQVERIRAQVGDARVISALSGGVDSAVSTALVHKAIGDQLTAVFVDHGLLRKGEREQVEKDYVESTGVRLITVDAADVFLEHLKGVTDPEEKRKIIGREFIRAFERVQRELVEEAKAEGGAPVKFLVQGTLYPDVVESGGGAGTANIKSHHNVGGLPDDLDFELVEPLRALFKDEVRAIGRELGIPEAIVSRQPFPGPGLGIRIIGEVTRERLDVLREADAIAREELTKAGLDQQIWQCPVVLLADVRSVGVQGDGRTYGHPIVLRPVSSEDAMTADWTRLPYDVLARISNRITNEVREVNRVVLDVTSKPPATIEWE; translated from the coding sequence TTGACCGAACAGTCCGAGACTGCCCAGTCCGAGACCCAGCAGCGTCCCGCGCTCGTCGTCGACTTCGGCGCGCAGTACGCGCAGCTGATCGCCCGTCGCGTGCGCGAGGCCGGCGTCTACAGCGAGATCGTGCCCCACACGGCATCCGCTGAGGAGATCGCGGCGCGCAACCCGGTCGCACTCATCCTCTCCGGCGGTCCCTCGTCGGTGTATGAGGAGGGCGCCCCCCAGCTCGACCCGAAGGTCTTCGACCTCGGCATCCCGACTCTGGGCATCTGCTACGGGTTCCAGTACATGGCGCAGACCCTCGGCGGCGAGGTGGCGCACACCGGTCTGCGCGAGTACGGTGCGACGGATGCCCGGATCTCGGGCGACGGCGGCACCCTGCTCGCCGATCAGCCCGCCGAGCAGAACGTGTGGATGAGCCACGGCGACCAGGTCGCGAAGGCGCCGGAGGGCTTCGAGGTGCTCGCCACCACGGAGGCGACCAAGGTCGCCGCGTTCGCCGACGAGCAGCGCCGCCTCTACGGCGTGCAGTGGCACCCCGAGGTGAAGCACTCCGACCACGGTCAGCGTGTGATCGAGAACTTCCTGCACAAGGGCGCGGGCCTGCCCGCCGACTGGAACAGCGGCAACGTCATCGCCGAGCAGGTGGAGCGCATCCGCGCCCAGGTCGGCGACGCCCGCGTGATCTCCGCGCTGTCCGGCGGCGTCGACTCGGCCGTGTCCACGGCGCTCGTGCACAAGGCGATCGGCGACCAGCTCACCGCCGTCTTCGTCGACCACGGCCTGCTGCGCAAGGGGGAGCGGGAGCAGGTGGAGAAGGACTACGTCGAGTCCACCGGCGTGCGGCTGATCACGGTGGATGCCGCGGACGTGTTCCTCGAACACCTCAAGGGCGTCACCGACCCCGAGGAGAAGCGCAAGATCATCGGCCGCGAGTTCATCCGCGCCTTCGAGCGCGTGCAGCGCGAACTCGTCGAGGAGGCGAAGGCCGAGGGCGGCGCGCCGGTGAAGTTCCTCGTGCAGGGCACCCTGTACCCGGACGTGGTCGAATCCGGCGGCGGCGCCGGCACCGCGAACATCAAGTCGCACCACAACGTCGGCGGTCTGCCCGACGACCTGGACTTCGAGCTCGTCGAGCCGCTGCGCGCCCTGTTCAAGGACGAGGTGCGCGCGATCGGCCGTGAGCTCGGCATCCCGGAGGCGATCGTCTCCCGCCAGCCGTTCCCCGGCCCCGGCCTGGGCATCCGCATCATCGGCGAGGTCACCCGCGAGCGCCTGGACGTGCTCCGCGAAGCCGACGCGATCGCGCGCGAGGAGCTCACCAAGGCCGGCCTCGACCAGCAGATCTGGCAGTGCCCGGTGGTGCTGCTCGCCGACGTCCGCTCGGTGGGCGTGCAGGGCGACGGCCGCACCTACGGTCACCCGATCGTGCTGCGCCCGGTCTCCAGTGAAGACGCCATGACCGCGGACTGGACGCGCCTGCCCTACGACGTCCTCGCCCGCATCTCGAACCGCATCACCAACGAGGTCCGCGAGGTCAACCGCGTGGTGCTCGACGTCACCTCGAAGCCGCCGGCGACCATCGAGTGGGAGTGA
- a CDS encoding GuaB3 family IMP dehydrogenase-related protein gives MEIEIGRGKRARRAYTFDDIAVVPSRRTRNPEDVSTSWTIDAFPFDIPVIGAPMDSVVSPRTAIMLGRLGGLGVLDLEGLWTRYENPEPLLDEIASLPDDRATARMQQLYAEPIKPELIKQRLAEIREAGVTVAGSLTPQRTQELYETVVAAGVDLFVIRGTTVSAEHVSSVAEPLNLKRFIYDLDVPVIVGGAATYTAALHLMRTGAAGVLVGFGGGAASTTRATLGIHAPMATAVSDVAAARRDYLDESGGRYVHVIADGGVGTSGDIVKALAMGADAVMLGVALARATDAPGRGYHWGPEAHHPQLPRGRRVAVQGIGTLEEILYGPAPVADGTANLIGALRKSMATTGYSDLKEFQRVEVVLAPYEQG, from the coding sequence ATGGAGATCGAGATCGGCCGGGGCAAGCGCGCCCGTCGTGCCTACACGTTCGACGACATCGCGGTGGTGCCCTCGCGTCGCACCCGCAACCCGGAGGACGTGTCCACGTCGTGGACGATCGACGCGTTCCCCTTCGACATCCCGGTGATCGGCGCCCCGATGGATTCCGTGGTGAGCCCGCGGACCGCCATCATGCTCGGCCGACTCGGCGGGCTCGGCGTGCTCGACCTCGAGGGCCTGTGGACCCGGTACGAGAACCCGGAGCCGCTGCTCGACGAGATCGCCTCGCTGCCCGACGACCGCGCGACGGCCCGGATGCAGCAGCTGTACGCGGAGCCGATCAAGCCCGAGCTGATCAAGCAGCGCCTGGCCGAGATCCGCGAGGCCGGCGTCACCGTCGCCGGCTCGCTCACCCCGCAGCGCACCCAGGAGCTGTACGAGACCGTCGTCGCCGCCGGGGTCGACCTGTTCGTGATCCGCGGCACCACGGTGTCGGCCGAGCACGTCTCCAGCGTCGCCGAGCCGCTGAATCTCAAGCGGTTCATCTACGATCTCGACGTCCCCGTGATCGTCGGCGGCGCCGCCACCTACACCGCGGCCCTGCACCTGATGCGCACCGGCGCGGCCGGCGTGCTCGTCGGCTTCGGCGGGGGAGCGGCGTCGACCACGCGCGCCACGCTCGGCATCCACGCCCCCATGGCGACCGCGGTCTCCGACGTCGCCGCCGCGCGCCGCGACTACCTCGACGAGTCCGGCGGCCGCTACGTCCACGTGATCGCGGACGGCGGCGTCGGCACCTCCGGCGACATCGTGAAGGCCCTCGCGATGGGCGCGGACGCGGTGATGCTCGGCGTCGCGCTGGCGCGGGCGACGGATGCCCCGGGCCGGGGCTACCACTGGGGTCCCGAGGCGCACCACCCGCAGCTGCCCCGGGGCCGCCGCGTGGCGGTGCAGGGCATCGGCACGCTCGAGGAGATCCTGTACGGTCCGGCGCCGGTCGCCGACGGCACCGCCAACCTCATCGGCGCGCTGCGCAAGTCGATGGCCACGACCGGCTACTCCGACCTCAAGGAGTTCCAGCGCGTCGAGGTGGTGCTCGCACCCTACGAGCAGGGATGA
- a CDS encoding SURF1 family protein has protein sequence MLRPRWLGMLALCLIVAGVFAFLGQWQLGRAVDTDPPPPGATEQVRPLEDVVQPGEYLGEASGGQRVSVSGTWVPEDFIVVSSRFNDGAEGYWVTGQLRVAERTSIAVALGWAPTREQADAAAARLTDAGAAETRITGRLIDDEGVTVPPRSDPDELTRMSPAALLGRWHDVEQLSVYRPYLASAAAPPGLVDIVSPAPEQKSPVNWLNIFYAAEWAVFAGFAFYLWYRLAKDAWERELEELAVADE, from the coding sequence ATGCTCCGTCCGCGCTGGCTGGGGATGCTCGCGCTGTGCCTCATCGTCGCCGGCGTGTTCGCGTTCCTCGGCCAGTGGCAGCTCGGCCGCGCCGTCGACACCGACCCGCCGCCGCCCGGCGCGACCGAGCAGGTGCGTCCCCTGGAGGACGTCGTTCAGCCCGGCGAGTACCTCGGCGAGGCATCGGGCGGGCAGCGCGTGTCCGTCTCGGGCACCTGGGTGCCGGAGGACTTCATCGTCGTCTCCTCCCGGTTCAACGACGGCGCCGAGGGATACTGGGTGACCGGGCAGCTGCGCGTCGCCGAGCGCACCTCGATCGCCGTCGCGCTCGGCTGGGCGCCGACGCGGGAGCAGGCGGATGCCGCGGCCGCGCGGCTCACGGATGCCGGTGCCGCCGAGACCCGGATCACCGGCCGCCTCATCGACGACGAGGGCGTGACCGTGCCGCCGCGGTCCGACCCCGACGAGCTCACCCGGATGTCGCCGGCTGCGCTGCTGGGACGCTGGCACGACGTGGAGCAGCTGTCGGTGTACCGGCCGTACCTCGCCTCGGCCGCGGCGCCGCCGGGCCTGGTCGACATCGTCTCGCCCGCACCCGAGCAGAAGTCCCCGGTCAACTGGCTGAACATCTTCTACGCCGCGGAATGGGCCGTGTTCGCCGGCTTCGCCTTCTACCTCTGGTACCGCCTCGCGAAGGACGCCTGGGAGCGGGAACTCGAGGAACTCGCCGTCGCCGACGAGTGA